A region of Allocoleopsis franciscana PCC 7113 DNA encodes the following proteins:
- a CDS encoding alpha/beta hydrolase — MKVKLNSSNGRASQHSRNRERVGLERSIKTIGQNTVFSLCIALSWGVASAKAAERLTLRLGPFEQSVAISELETFAKTGDLPPKLQVYGAVLTPQVRQILTKHLQIDPNMTDKFLNDLIRSSDGARLLEKIGLALPESRVDQLKAALFLAARQANGLSVISFLKAYPEENVTIDASEALSIALQFNASYWQSLAIGPMLKQELAVTNDTRFRPSFDPTEVGAQYVREQTLMLRDQQRQRNIPVDLYWARKTSGPLVILSHGFGSDRNFLTYIARHLASHGFTVASIEHPGSNLTWLSGISLGGNPGDLLSPSEFIDRPKDVSFVLDEFAKLNLADDSSWQGKLNTQQVTVIGHSLGGYTALALAGGEINLKELRQFCKNRSPIGRSPADWFQCAATDLPGNQIELRDRRVVQVMALNPMTGRLFGNKGLAQVTVPTLVLTSTEDAIAPSLDHQLRSFSQLGGPKYLISAIGGTHLSITDRANLNEALAQSTLVKEHIGKEADPLRQLLKGVSLAFVKQLTPEAQRYQPFLSPAYAQSLSTPTITLRFSKELPTTMSTWFQVLAVGNQQVAISLPRMNEFPLISAIKSFFFPSNKVVRRASSGTEKLYPVCKELNNYDDKPSTDFS, encoded by the coding sequence ATGAAGGTTAAGCTCAACAGCTCTAATGGCAGGGCATCTCAGCATTCTCGCAACAGAGAACGGGTTGGTTTAGAACGTTCCATCAAGACCATTGGACAGAATACTGTGTTTTCGCTGTGCATTGCTTTGAGTTGGGGTGTTGCATCGGCAAAAGCTGCTGAACGCCTCACGCTGCGCTTAGGGCCATTTGAGCAATCTGTTGCCATCTCCGAATTAGAAACCTTTGCCAAGACGGGCGATTTGCCACCGAAACTTCAAGTTTATGGTGCGGTGCTGACTCCACAGGTGCGGCAGATACTGACCAAGCACTTGCAAATTGACCCGAACATGACTGATAAATTTCTCAATGACCTGATCCGTTCTTCGGATGGGGCAAGATTACTCGAAAAAATTGGTCTAGCTCTCCCCGAAAGCCGAGTCGATCAATTAAAAGCGGCGCTGTTTTTAGCCGCGAGACAAGCGAATGGTCTGTCTGTTATCAGTTTTTTAAAGGCTTACCCAGAGGAGAATGTGACGATTGATGCCTCTGAGGCGCTTTCCATCGCCCTCCAGTTCAATGCCTCCTACTGGCAAAGCCTAGCCATTGGTCCAATGCTTAAGCAGGAACTTGCCGTTACCAATGACACCCGCTTCCGCCCTAGCTTCGATCCAACAGAAGTCGGTGCTCAATACGTGCGCGAGCAAACCCTGATGCTGCGCGATCAACAACGACAGCGCAACATTCCCGTTGACCTCTACTGGGCACGAAAGACATCTGGCCCCCTGGTGATTCTCTCCCACGGTTTTGGTTCGGATCGCAATTTCTTAACCTACATTGCCCGTCATCTAGCCTCCCACGGGTTCACCGTCGCTTCCATCGAACATCCGGGCAGCAACTTGACCTGGTTGAGTGGAATTTCCCTTGGTGGCAACCCTGGTGATTTGTTATCCCCCTCAGAATTTATTGACCGTCCCAAAGATGTCAGCTTTGTACTAGACGAGTTTGCCAAACTCAATCTGGCGGATGACAGCTCTTGGCAGGGCAAACTGAATACTCAACAAGTTACCGTGATTGGTCACTCTTTAGGAGGGTATACAGCCTTAGCCTTAGCTGGGGGAGAAATCAATTTAAAAGAGCTACGGCAGTTTTGTAAAAACCGCAGCCCCATTGGACGTTCACCGGCCGACTGGTTTCAGTGTGCCGCCACGGATTTACCCGGTAATCAGATCGAACTCCGAGATCGGCGAGTGGTACAGGTGATGGCGCTTAACCCTATGACAGGACGCTTATTTGGCAATAAGGGTTTGGCACAAGTTACCGTCCCTACCTTAGTTTTGACCAGCACCGAGGATGCGATCGCACCTTCACTCGACCATCAACTGCGGTCTTTTTCTCAATTAGGTGGCCCCAAGTATCTGATTTCTGCGATCGGCGGCACTCATTTGAGTATTACTGACCGAGCCAATCTCAACGAAGCTCTCGCTCAAAGTACTCTCGTGAAAGAGCATATTGGGAAAGAAGCCGACCCCTTGCGGCAACTCCTGAAAGGAGTCAGTTTGGCCTTCGTCAAACAATTAACACCCGAAGCCCAACGTTATCAGCCCTTTTTATCCCCCGCTTACGCCCAATCTCTCTCAACTCCTACCATAACGCTGCGGTTTAGTAAAGAATTACCCACCACAATGTCAACTTGGTTTCAAGTGCTAGCTGTTGGCAATCAACAAGTTGCTATCAGTTTGCCGAGAATGAATGAGTTTCCCCTCATTAGTGCGATTAAGTCATTCTTTTTCCCTTCTAATAAAGTTGTGCGGCGAGCGAGTTCGGGTACAGAAAAGCTATATCCAGTCTGTAAAGAACTGAACAATTATGACGACAAACCTTCGACGGACTTTAGCTGA
- a CDS encoding zinc-dependent alcohol dehydrogenase, with protein MKAVCWHGANDVRVDTVPDPKILNPRDAIIKITSTAICGSDLHLYDGFIPTMKSGDILGHEFMGEVVELGSAVKNVQIGDRVVVPFTISCGNCFFCQRDLWSLCDNSNPNGWIAEKMYGHSPAGLFGYSHMLGGYAGGQAEYARVPFADVGLLKIPDGLADEQVLFLTDIFPTGYMAAENCNIQPGDTVAVWGCGPVGQFAIKSAYMLGAHRVIAIDRIPERLQMAKEQGKAEVLNYEEVDVGEALKEMTGGRGPDACLDAVGMEAHGTDAMAFYDKAKQAVRLETDRPTALRQVLVACRKGGNVSLAGVYGGFLDKVPMGAAFNKGLTFKMGQTHVHRYLRPLLERVQNGEIDPSFVITHKMSLEDAPKGYEIFKHKKDNCIKVVLKP; from the coding sequence ATGAAAGCTGTTTGCTGGCACGGTGCCAATGATGTACGGGTTGATACGGTACCAGACCCAAAAATTCTCAATCCGCGTGATGCCATTATCAAAATTACGTCCACCGCCATCTGTGGTTCCGATTTACATCTTTACGACGGTTTTATCCCAACCATGAAGTCGGGCGACATCCTGGGTCATGAGTTTATGGGGGAAGTTGTCGAACTCGGCAGTGCGGTGAAGAATGTACAAATCGGCGATCGCGTGGTTGTTCCCTTCACCATTTCCTGTGGCAACTGCTTCTTCTGCCAACGGGATTTGTGGTCGCTGTGTGATAACTCTAATCCGAACGGTTGGATTGCCGAGAAAATGTACGGTCATTCGCCCGCAGGGCTATTTGGCTACTCCCACATGCTGGGTGGTTATGCCGGAGGTCAGGCCGAATATGCGCGGGTGCCCTTTGCCGATGTTGGCCTGTTGAAGATTCCCGATGGGTTAGCCGATGAGCAAGTACTCTTTCTCACCGACATCTTCCCCACCGGTTACATGGCAGCCGAAAACTGCAACATTCAACCCGGAGATACGGTTGCGGTTTGGGGTTGTGGGCCAGTTGGACAGTTTGCCATCAAGAGTGCCTATATGCTGGGTGCCCATCGCGTGATCGCCATTGACCGCATTCCCGAACGTCTACAAATGGCGAAAGAACAAGGCAAAGCAGAAGTCCTCAACTACGAGGAAGTCGATGTGGGCGAGGCACTCAAAGAAATGACAGGAGGCCGGGGTCCTGATGCTTGCCTTGATGCGGTTGGCATGGAAGCACACGGTACAGATGCCATGGCATTTTACGACAAAGCCAAGCAAGCGGTGCGACTAGAAACAGACCGACCCACCGCCCTGCGGCAAGTGCTAGTTGCCTGTCGCAAAGGGGGAAATGTGTCCCTAGCTGGTGTTTATGGCGGCTTCTTGGACAAAGTGCCGATGGGTGCAGCGTTTAATAAAGGCTTGACTTTTAAAATGGGACAGACACACGTCCATCGCTACTTGCGCCCCTTGCTGGAACGGGTTCAGAATGGCGAAATCGACCCCTCCTTTGTGATTACCCACAAGATGAGCTTGGAGGATGCCCCGAAAGGCTATGAGATTTTTAAACACAAAAAAGACAACTGTATTAAAGTTGTTCTCAAACCATGA
- a CDS encoding SRPBCC family protein — MTSGQDIVPNQPPKSNETSSVSEAERWATLISGGAMVLLGLRQGSLRGALTALAGGGLMYRGVTAQTGIQDALGMNQSIKVEKTVTISNKSPEELYQFWRNFENLPYFMKHLKHVSVINNTRSHWIASAPMGGSVEWDAEIINDQENRLIAWASVEGADIDNSGFVRFQRAPQGRGTEVKVVIEYNPPGGVVGDAFAKLFGEEPQQQIGDELRRFKMLMETGEIATTEGQPSGRR, encoded by the coding sequence ATGACATCAGGACAAGACATTGTTCCGAATCAACCCCCAAAATCGAATGAAACCAGCAGCGTCAGTGAGGCTGAACGTTGGGCAACGCTGATTAGTGGCGGAGCCATGGTGCTTTTAGGGCTGAGACAAGGCTCTCTCAGGGGTGCCCTAACGGCTCTAGCCGGTGGAGGACTCATGTATCGCGGGGTAACCGCCCAAACCGGAATTCAAGATGCGCTCGGTATGAACCAAAGTATCAAAGTCGAAAAGACTGTGACGATTAGCAACAAATCCCCAGAGGAGCTTTATCAATTCTGGCGGAATTTTGAGAATTTGCCTTACTTTATGAAGCATCTCAAACATGTAAGTGTGATTAACAATACCCGATCGCATTGGATTGCCAGTGCCCCCATGGGTGGCAGCGTGGAATGGGATGCGGAAATTATTAACGATCAAGAGAATCGCTTGATTGCTTGGGCTTCCGTTGAAGGTGCGGATATTGACAACTCAGGATTTGTGCGGTTTCAAAGAGCACCCCAAGGACGGGGTACTGAGGTAAAAGTTGTGATCGAATACAACCCACCCGGTGGAGTTGTGGGAGATGCGTTCGCTAAACTCTTTGGGGAAGAACCACAACAACAAATTGGTGATGAGCTGCGCCGCTTTAAGATGCTAATGGAAACCGGCGAGATTGCAACCACTGAAGGTCAGCCTTCTGGAAGACGTTAA
- a CDS encoding SDR family NAD(P)-dependent oxidoreductase, whose protein sequence is MNRRLEGKVAIITGAGTGIGEAIAYKFAKEGAKVVVNGLPDDPIQDVVEAINQYGGEAIAYPGDVSEPSEAQTCVQTAIEKYGRLDVLVNNAGVFLATAETQDYPLEVFDETIRMNIRSAFLMTKYALPHLQKTQGNIVAAGSEAGFNGVPKNSPYSGTKGWIHSFIKGVAAEQAKYGVRANCFCPGAIDTAWTRKETGPMDAEMEEMTVMAALMGRRGTPEEMANVCAFLASDEASYVTGALWLADGGVTIAKGAVGQQTPESLRQQPQGELRLDHSKEGLENKHIQTIN, encoded by the coding sequence GTGAATAGACGATTAGAAGGAAAGGTTGCGATTATCACCGGTGCGGGTACTGGCATCGGCGAAGCGATCGCATACAAGTTTGCTAAAGAAGGGGCAAAAGTGGTAGTGAATGGACTACCCGATGACCCGATTCAGGATGTCGTGGAAGCCATCAATCAATACGGCGGTGAAGCGATCGCATATCCAGGCGATGTCTCAGAACCCTCTGAGGCTCAAACTTGTGTCCAAACGGCGATCGAAAAATATGGGCGTCTAGATGTCCTGGTGAATAACGCTGGGGTGTTCTTGGCAACGGCTGAAACTCAGGACTATCCCCTAGAGGTTTTCGACGAAACCATCAGGATGAACATCCGTTCCGCCTTCTTGATGACCAAATACGCCTTGCCACACTTGCAAAAAACCCAAGGCAACATTGTCGCGGCTGGCTCAGAAGCGGGTTTCAATGGGGTGCCGAAAAACTCTCCCTATAGTGGTACGAAAGGTTGGATACATTCTTTTATAAAGGGTGTAGCAGCGGAGCAAGCCAAATATGGTGTTCGCGCCAACTGTTTCTGTCCGGGTGCGATCGATACCGCTTGGACTCGTAAAGAAACCGGACCCATGGATGCCGAGATGGAGGAAATGACTGTCATGGCAGCTCTGATGGGACGACGTGGCACACCAGAGGAAATGGCGAATGTCTGTGCCTTCCTCGCCTCTGACGAAGCCAGCTATGTCACTGGGGCGCTATGGCTGGCTGATGGCGGTGTCACCATCGCCAAGGGTGCTGTGGGTCAGCAAACACCAGAGTCACTGCGCCAACAACCGCAGGGTGAACTGCGCCTGGATCACTCAAAAGAAGGGTTAGAAAACAAACACATTCAAACCATTAACTAG
- a CDS encoding orange carotenoid protein N-terminal domain-containing protein: protein MTYAPTNSYDQGKQALKGLNVDDQLGLLWVVYTRLGSSITPAAPGASGSEIAQGLFNQVKELPHEQQLQVMREIASNANTVISREYGSLSPETKLAFWYFLAKGMENGTIIPMPDDYELPPQGQSLLGQIESMEFNQQIDFLRGAVLPMGAEAKGGAEI from the coding sequence ATGACATACGCTCCTACCAACAGCTACGACCAAGGTAAACAAGCTTTAAAAGGCTTGAATGTAGACGATCAACTCGGTTTACTGTGGGTTGTTTACACCCGGCTGGGTAGCTCGATCACGCCCGCTGCTCCCGGGGCTTCTGGCTCTGAAATTGCTCAAGGATTGTTCAATCAAGTCAAAGAACTACCTCATGAGCAACAGTTACAAGTGATGCGTGAGATTGCTTCCAATGCCAACACGGTCATTAGTCGTGAGTATGGGTCTTTAAGCCCTGAAACCAAATTGGCATTTTGGTACTTTTTAGCCAAAGGCATGGAAAATGGAACTATTATTCCTATGCCTGATGACTATGAACTTCCTCCACAAGGACAAAGCTTGTTAGGGCAAATTGAGTCCATGGAATTTAACCAGCAAATTGATTTCTTACGGGGTGCCGTATTACCCATGGGCGCTGAAGCCAAAGGTGGTGCTGAAATCTAA
- a CDS encoding DJ-1/PfpI/YhbO family deglycase/protease produces the protein MDITNLPERRVAILIDQNFEDCEFQIPYKALQQAGAQVVVLGSRMNEKYEGKQGQVSIKPDGTVTEARPEDFDAVVIPGGMAPDTMRNNPNAVKFIQKAMELRKLVAAVCHGPQMLIEGDLLKGKNATGFVSIRKDMINAGANYLDEPLVVDGNLITSRQPGDLAIFTTAILTRLGLGIPEQAMPDESDASAQWWQLAQEWGGNHKSEIVDALNTALTGERYTRKAFELYAEKTADSQLRSLLHEMIENKQRHIQILEKRLSDLDASQSISASAADIYASIQDALHSTDDMAILRRTLGDIQTGVVDSYNLRKQYTDPHSTAIFAEIEADLAQYEQRLAQLYHAKIGTQSAQPARPTTGAAVTS, from the coding sequence ATGGACATAACAAATCTCCCTGAAAGACGAGTGGCGATTCTGATCGATCAAAACTTTGAAGATTGTGAGTTTCAAATCCCTTACAAAGCTTTACAGCAAGCTGGGGCACAAGTCGTTGTATTGGGTTCCAGAATGAATGAAAAATACGAAGGGAAGCAAGGACAAGTCTCGATTAAACCTGATGGGACGGTAACAGAAGCCCGTCCTGAAGACTTTGATGCTGTCGTGATTCCTGGTGGCATGGCTCCTGATACCATGCGTAACAACCCCAACGCTGTGAAGTTTATCCAAAAAGCGATGGAACTACGTAAGTTGGTTGCCGCTGTTTGTCATGGTCCCCAGATGCTCATTGAAGGCGATTTACTCAAGGGCAAAAATGCCACTGGCTTTGTCTCAATTCGCAAGGATATGATCAATGCTGGTGCTAACTACCTGGATGAACCGTTGGTAGTAGATGGAAACTTAATTACTTCACGGCAACCGGGCGACTTAGCCATTTTTACAACAGCAATCCTAACTCGCTTAGGGCTGGGCATTCCTGAACAAGCCATGCCGGATGAAAGTGATGCGAGTGCTCAATGGTGGCAGTTAGCCCAAGAGTGGGGCGGTAATCATAAAAGTGAAATCGTTGATGCTCTCAATACGGCACTCACAGGGGAACGCTATACTCGAAAAGCGTTTGAATTGTATGCCGAGAAAACGGCTGATAGCCAATTGCGATCGCTTCTGCATGAGATGATCGAAAACAAGCAGCGTCATATCCAAATACTAGAAAAACGCCTGAGTGATTTGGATGCATCTCAGTCGATTTCTGCCTCTGCGGCTGATATCTATGCCAGCATTCAAGACGCGTTACACTCCACGGATGACATGGCTATCTTGCGACGCACATTAGGCGACATCCAAACAGGTGTGGTTGATTCCTACAACCTCCGTAAACAATATACTGACCCCCATTCAACAGCTATCTTTGCAGAGATTGAGGCTGACTTGGCTCAGTATGAGCAGCGTTTAGCTCAACTTTATCACGCCAAAATTGGTACCCAATCCGCTCAACCGGCTAGGCCAACAACGGGTGCGGCTGTCACCAGTTAA
- a CDS encoding membrane protein — MSRSQLSHRQLLWGDALFFGFLMWLLSRLVIAVTMLVIAPSLPAPPGGIVPTADWSVFSYSDSPRYETIATGGYEYGSDAQEKYNIVFFPLFPMLARAVMMLGLPFDAAGTLVNNLAFLGALVVLYRWVEEHHGKSIARWVTGVLAWCPMSFFGSVVYTEGLFLLFSTAALRAFEQQHYTWATLWGAIATASRVTAAALIPTFVIVAWRECRPIQAYITSVFALSGLLLFILYCGVHFGDPLAFVHAQQAWRDTVGINWKDWRRDLIRMMIGMTNLEQRWIVEPWHPLLFLIIMVSAYFLWRFRKTLSSTIVFYGACTIWFGLWLLDGDALILFVSVFGGAYLLWHLRSQLELIVLTYGFSSLALIMASGGAASAQRYAYGIVSLSIALGVLLERYPRWGYATMVFFAIALVNFALRFSQHIWVA; from the coding sequence ATGTCTAGAAGTCAGCTCAGCCATCGTCAACTGTTATGGGGGGATGCTCTCTTTTTTGGCTTTCTCATGTGGCTACTTAGTCGATTGGTGATTGCTGTAACAATGTTAGTGATTGCCCCCTCGCTACCGGCTCCACCGGGAGGTATTGTGCCTACGGCTGATTGGAGTGTCTTCTCTTACTCGGACAGTCCCAGGTACGAGACAATTGCCACGGGGGGTTATGAATACGGTAGTGATGCCCAGGAAAAGTACAACATTGTATTTTTTCCTCTCTTTCCCATGCTCGCCCGTGCCGTGATGATGTTGGGGTTACCCTTCGACGCCGCAGGTACCCTCGTCAATAATCTCGCTTTCTTGGGTGCTTTGGTGGTTCTTTACCGTTGGGTTGAGGAGCACCATGGTAAAAGCATTGCTCGGTGGGTAACTGGAGTCTTAGCTTGGTGTCCGATGTCTTTTTTTGGGAGTGTGGTTTACACCGAAGGCCTGTTTCTGTTGTTCAGTACCGCTGCTTTAAGAGCTTTTGAACAGCAGCATTATACCTGGGCAACTCTGTGGGGTGCGATCGCCACAGCATCCCGCGTCACGGCGGCAGCGCTAATTCCCACGTTTGTGATTGTGGCATGGAGAGAATGTCGTCCGATACAAGCCTACATAACCAGTGTGTTTGCACTCAGCGGACTGCTTCTATTTATCTTGTATTGCGGGGTTCATTTTGGAGACCCCTTAGCCTTCGTTCATGCTCAACAAGCATGGCGAGACACTGTGGGAATTAATTGGAAAGATTGGCGTAGAGACTTGATTAGAATGATGATTGGCATGACCAATTTAGAGCAGCGCTGGATTGTAGAACCCTGGCATCCGTTACTCTTTTTGATCATTATGGTGAGCGCCTATTTCCTGTGGCGCTTTCGCAAAACGTTGAGTTCTACCATCGTTTTTTATGGCGCTTGCACTATCTGGTTTGGATTATGGCTGCTCGATGGTGATGCGTTGATTCTTTTTGTTTCAGTCTTCGGTGGTGCTTACCTGTTATGGCACTTACGCTCTCAACTGGAACTCATCGTCCTCACCTATGGCTTTTCCTCCCTAGCATTAATCATGGCTTCTGGCGGTGCAGCGTCTGCTCAGCGTTACGCGTATGGTATCGTTTCACTGTCGATCGCGCTGGGTGTGCTACTCGAACGCTATCCTCGTTGGGGATACGCCACAATGGTCTTTTTTGCGATCGCACTGGTCAACTTTGCATTGCGATTTTCCCAGCATATATGGGTCGCTTAG
- a CDS encoding CHAT domain-containing protein, with translation MNQSDTTGNDPQEILIPINKDNNNNNNNNNSSANNREVKIDRKTFDSNFEAAGINEALNLFEEAQTVEFGQHLGINFFGEVATAQEISQILDDLHRQRGKKSAVLYVVSLKDQLQLILILANNPPIRTIIPEANSELLRKTAQEFRSEVTNRDKLNGYKYSAQKLYQWIIAPLESTLETNNIDALILSMDSGLRSIPVAALYDGRQFLIEKYSVSIIPSFSLTDTRYFPILNKSMLAVGISKSTQGKAPLPAVATEVSLLTNNLWSGQKLLNEQSTIDNFQALSNQDRFGIIHIATHAEFKPGAIHNSYIQFWNAKLRFDELRELSQKLQWQQDPKVELMVLSACRTALGDKEAELGFAGLTIQTGVKTALGSLWYVSDEGSLALMTKFYEQLKTAPIKSEALQQAQLAMIKGQVRLEEQQLQLDEEKLLPLSSELGVRQNINLSHPYYWSAFTMIGNWN, from the coding sequence ATGAACCAATCGGATACTACGGGGAATGATCCGCAAGAAATCCTTATTCCCATTAATAAGGATAATAACAATAACAACAACAATAATAATAGCTCTGCAAATAATAGAGAAGTAAAAATTGACCGCAAAACCTTTGATAGCAACTTTGAAGCTGCTGGAATTAACGAAGCCCTTAATCTTTTTGAAGAAGCGCAAACTGTAGAATTTGGGCAACATCTCGGCATCAACTTCTTCGGCGAGGTCGCTACGGCTCAAGAAATTTCTCAAATTTTAGATGATCTTCATCGCCAAAGAGGTAAAAAATCTGCCGTCCTTTATGTGGTTTCTCTCAAAGATCAACTGCAACTTATATTAATTCTTGCTAACAATCCACCTATTCGTACAATTATCCCAGAAGCAAACAGTGAGCTGCTGAGAAAAACAGCGCAAGAATTCCGTTCCGAAGTCACCAATCGTGACAAATTGAATGGATATAAATATTCTGCCCAAAAACTCTATCAGTGGATTATTGCTCCTTTGGAATCCACACTAGAAACGAATAATATAGATGCTTTAATTTTGTCCATGGATTCTGGCTTACGCTCTATCCCCGTAGCTGCTCTTTATGATGGTAGACAGTTTCTCATTGAAAAGTATAGTGTCTCGATTATTCCTAGTTTTAGCCTAACCGATACTCGCTATTTTCCTATTTTAAATAAGTCAATGTTGGCAGTCGGAATATCAAAAAGCACACAAGGAAAGGCTCCCTTACCTGCTGTAGCAACAGAAGTCTCACTTTTGACTAACAATCTTTGGTCGGGTCAAAAATTGTTGAATGAACAATCAACAATTGATAACTTCCAAGCTTTGAGTAATCAAGACCGCTTTGGAATTATCCATATTGCAACCCATGCAGAATTTAAACCCGGAGCAATTCATAACTCTTATATTCAGTTTTGGAATGCCAAACTCAGGTTCGATGAATTACGGGAATTATCGCAGAAATTGCAATGGCAGCAAGACCCAAAAGTAGAGTTGATGGTGTTGAGCGCGTGTAGAACAGCCTTAGGAGATAAGGAAGCTGAATTAGGATTTGCGGGTTTAACGATTCAAACGGGTGTAAAAACGGCATTGGGTAGCCTTTGGTATGTCAGTGATGAAGGCTCTTTAGCACTAATGACTAAGTTTTATGAGCAGTTAAAGACTGCACCGATAAAAAGTGAAGCCCTGCAACAGGCTCAATTAGCTATGATTAAAGGGCAAGTGCGACTTGAAGAACAACAGTTACAACTTGATGAGGAAAAGCTGTTACCCCTTTCCTCCGAGCTTGGAGTTCGTCAGAATATTAACCTATCTCATCCTTACTATTGGTCTGCTTTTACCATGATTGGTAATTGGAACTAA
- a CDS encoding circadian clock KaiB family protein, producing MQENSEQIEAEIWELRLYVAGQTPKSIKAFSNLKKICEEYLHGQYRIEVIDLMENPKLAKQDQIVALPTLVRKLPEPIKKIIGDLSNEEKLLLGFNVQKIEGWTNPSKKET from the coding sequence ATGCAAGAGAATAGCGAGCAGATAGAAGCAGAAATTTGGGAATTACGGCTGTATGTAGCTGGACAAACCCCTAAATCGATTAAGGCGTTTTCTAACCTTAAAAAAATCTGTGAAGAATACCTTCACGGTCAATATCGAATTGAAGTGATTGACCTTATGGAAAATCCCAAGCTGGCTAAACAAGACCAAATTGTTGCTCTTCCCACATTGGTACGAAAACTTCCTGAACCCATCAAGAAAATCATTGGAGATTTATCAAACGAAGAGAAACTTTTGCTAGGTTTTAATGTTCAAAAAATAGAGGGATGGACAAATCCTTCAAAGAAGGAAACATAA